A window of Yoonia sp. SS1-5 genomic DNA:
TTGACTATGCGTCGCTGAACACAATCGGGTTTCCGTCCCGCTTTGATACAACAGTGCAGGATATCGCCGTGGCATCACCGGATGCCCGTTGGGCGTGGCGTGGGCCTTTTGTCCAGCTTTTTGCGCTGAGCTATCAGCCGCATAAGGTCATCGCGGTCCTGCCCCCTGACCATAGTTTGCGTTGGGGACAGCAGGACATCTTACTTTCCAGCGACGGTTTGCGGGCAAGTGCGGCTGTCCGTCCTAATCCTGACCTGCCACTGCAAAATCTGACCATTGAGGGTGGCGCTATACGTGCTGTTTCGGATTTGGGCCTCGATATACGGGTTGCCAACCTGCTGGGTGCTGTGCGCGCAGCAGGTGACGCCCCGCAGGCCTATGATGTCTATGTTGATCTTCAGGAGGTGGCTTTGCCGCCGGGTCTGCTTGCACAGATTGCCGATCAGGCAACCCTTAGCGATGTGATCGACAGCGTCGTTGTTGATGGATCCGTATCGCTGGACAGGCCGTTGGACCGGCATTTCGCAACGGATGGTGGCACCTTGCCATATCCTGAACAGATCACCGTAAAGTCCGGCACGTTGAACTGGGGCGATTTGATACTAAAGCTGGACGGGACCTTGGATTTTGACGCAACCGGAACACCCCAGGGGCGGGTTACGTTGCGCACAGGACAATGGCAAAAGCTGATCACGCTGATGGTCGATGCGGGTCTGATGGATCAGGGTGCCGCGCCCACATTGACCATTTTGGCGGGCAGCATGGTTGGGCCGGATGGCAGCCTTGATCTGCCGGTGACCTTTCAGGGCGGTTTGATGTCGATTGGCCCTATTCCTGCCGGTCCGGCGCCGCGGTTCTGGTAGGCTTAACCCTGCCCGAAAAGACCGGTGAGCGCGCGGCGGACAAGTGCCGTGACAGACGGCCTTTTCGCGACGTGAAATGGCAGCGGGCGGCAGACCTCAATCGCCGCTATCCCGACGCGGGCCGTCAGCGCCCCATTCACGACCCCCTCACCAAACCGGCGCGAGACTTTCGACAAGACCCCGCCACCAGCGACCGACCCGATCAGATCATCCCCAATCGCAACTGCGCCTGTGGCGACCAGATGGGTCAGGACCGTGCGGGTAAGGCGCCAGCTTCCCAGTGTACCGGCCCTGCCGCCATAGATTTCGGCAATGCGTCGGATCATCCGCAGATTGGCGGTCAGCGCGGTAAATACATCCGCCAGCGCAAGCGGGACGATGGCCGTGACTGTGGCCACCTGACGGGCTGCGGCCTCAACCTCGCGGGTGGCGCGCGCGTCCAGCGGGGCCATCAGGCTTGTTTCTGCCAGTCCCAGCAATCCGTCAGCGTCCAGCACATCGGTCTGCCTGTCACGCAACTCTGCCCGGCCCCATGCGGTATCTTCCCGGTCACGGTAGAGCCTGTCGAGCTTGCCGACCACGTTCTTGGCGTCAGCAAGATGGCCTGTTTCCAGCGCCTCTGCCGCCTGTTTCTGGATAGTGTCGAGTTTGCGCAATCTGCCAAATGCGGCCAGCTCACGCAAAGCCCCGATAACCAACAGCAAAAGGATCAGCCCGATCAGAACCGTGGCGATGCCGCCCAGAACAGGCGAGCGGGCCAGCAACCCGTTCACATAGTCCCATGCGGCCAGCGACACCACAAACCCAACCAGCGCAACGGCCAGCGACCAGAACCATTTGGCAAGGCGCGACGGGCGGCGGGCCGCAATGGCCGCAACCTGCTGCATCGCCGCACCCTGTGGTGCAACCAGATCAGGCACCGCGGGCGCGACATGGGGTTGTGCCACCGCGTCATCGTCAAGTTCGATCAGAACGGGTCCCCGGCTCATGTCGTGGCCTTCCATGTATAGTAGATATCCGGCAGATGCTCTTCATTGCCGTGCCCGTCGGTTTTTTCTGCCGCTACAAATCCATGTTTTTCATAGAAATTGCGCGCTGGCAGGTTGGCCTGAAAGCACCATAGCGCCAGTGCATCGGCGCGGGCCTTCATCTTGTTCAGCAATTGCGATCCAAGACCCTTGCGACGGGCCGATTTCTGCAAATAAAGCTGCGTAATCAACTGGTCGTCGCGGGCGATGAAGCCTTCGACCCCAATGCCGCTTGCCCCGACCAGCACATCCTGCGTTTTGATAACCTCGCCGAAAAACCAGCGATCTTCCTCTGCTGTATGCAGAACAGGCATCCCGTCTAGTTCGGGGCGCCAGTCACCCACGATCCGGGCCATTGCATCCCCATCGGCGCTGGTGGCTGGGCGTATGATCATAGCCGGTCGCCCAACAAAAACTGTGCCGCCTTGTCCAGCCGGATATGTGGCGGGCCGTCGCCTGGGCGCATTGTCAGCGGCGCAGGCGCAAAATTCATCACGCTATAGTCGGCATCCAGCCAGTTCTCTGCCCCGTCGCGGGCCGGGGCCAGCAGATGCGACGGGTCTTGCGGGAGCTTGCCGGGATAGAATGCGGCTTGCTTGCCACTTTCCAAAAGACGCCCGCGCACAACATCCAGCGGTCCGTCCGGATGGTCGATAGTATCCTCGACCGTTGTTCTGAGTGCCGCAATCGACATCGCGCTGGTCTGCGCACCTGCGAAATCCGCGCGATCCTGTGCCTCGCGCAAAAGGGCCTGCGTGATCGCGGTCAGTTGCGGATGTTGGGTATGATGCAGGTGGTCTGCCTTGGTGGCGGCGAACAGGATGCGTTCGACCTGCCGGCCTTGAAAGATGCGGGTCAGGAACGCATTTCGCCCCGGCCGGAACGCCCCGAGGATCCGCGCCATTGCGCCGCGCAGATCATCCAGTGCAGCAGGCCCCGCGTGGATGGCCCCAAGCACATCGACAAGAACGATCTGGCGATCAATCTTGGCGAAATGGTCATAGAAAAAAGGCTTGATTACATTGCGCTTGTAGCTATCGAACCGCCGGGCAAACTCGCGACCCAACGACCTGCGGCCGTAATTGCCCGGTGGCAATGGTGCAAAGGTCAAGACCGGCGATCCAGCCAGATCGCCGGGTAACAGGAAACGCCCCGGAGAACAGTCAGAGAAACCGGCCTCGCGCGATGCGCGCAGATGGGCGGTGAATTGCTGCGCCAGTCCTTGAGCAGTCGGCTCGTCAAGTGGCGCGGCGCCGTCCGCCGCGGCCAGTTTCGCGAGGTAGGCGTCGCCCTGCGGGCGGCCAGCCGCGCGGTCCAGTGATGCGGCAGACCAATCTTCGTAGGTTTGGTCGAGCAGCCCCAGATCCAGCAGCCATTCACCGGGATAATCCACGATATCAATATGCACCGTGCGCGGCCCGGACAGACCGGACAGCAGGCCGCTGGGCTGCACACGCAAGGACAGGCGCAACTCGCTGGTCTGGCTTGTGCCTTCCGGCCAGCTTGGCGCGGGCGCGGTCAGCTGGCTCAGATGCGCCTCAAAGGCAAAGCGCGGGACTGTGTCATTTGGTTGGGGCTGCAGATAGGCCGTGCGGATCGCCCCGTTTGCGGCAGCGGTCAGCTGCGGCATCCGCCCCCGATCCATCAGATTGGCAACAAGCGAGGTGATGAACACCGTCTTGCCCGCGCGGGACAACCCCGTCACGCCCAGTCGGATCACCGGGTCCGCAAAGGGGGCTGTCAATACATCAGCCACGCTGTCGACACCGCGCGTGATCTGATCGGCAAGAGTTGCGATAACCAATGACGGCCCCTTTTTGCTTTCGCCACAAGATAGGGGCGGTCGCCGCACTTGTGTAGGGATTGATTTTGCGCAGCAAGGCCCCTAATCGAAACGGATGCCTCGTTACGCGCTTCTTGTTGAATATCACGGTGGCCCTTTTTCGGGCTGGCAACGACAGGCTGATCAGCCTTCGGTCCAAGGCGCAATCGAAACCGCATTGGGCAAGCTGGAGCCGGGTGACCACACGATCGCGGCGGCTGGCCGGACGGATGCGGGCGTGCATGCAACAGGGCAGGTATGCCATTGCGATCTTGCGAAAGACTGGGATCCTTTCCGACTGTCGGAGGCGTTGAATTATCACCTGAAACCGGCCCCTGTTGCCGTTCTGGCCTGCAGCCGGGTGGCTTATGACTGGCATGCGCGGTTCGACGCCACCGAACGCCGCTATGTTTTTCGGCTGATTGCGCGCCGGGCACCGCTGACGACCGAGGCGGGTCAGATGTGGCGGGTGAATCATCCATTGGATGCCGAGGCCATGCAGGCGGGCGCGGATCACCTGATCGGCAAGCATGATTTCACGACATTTCGGTCCTCGATCTGTCAGGCCAAAAGCCCGATCAAGTCGCTGGATGCGTTGCAGATATCTGTCGTGCCCCGCGATATCGGGGTGGAATACCGGTTTTACGTGCGGGCCAGATCATTCCTGCACAATCAGGTCCGCAGCTTTGTTGGCACGCTGGAACGGGTCGGCGCTGGGGCTTGGCGCCCCGATGATGTGGCCGCAGCCCTCGCCGCCAAGGACCGTGCGGCCTGCGGCCCGGTCAGCCCGCCGATGGGCTTGTATCTTGCCGGTGTGCGTTATCCAGATGCGCCTTTCACCACAGAGGGCACCCGTTTCTAGTCGTTATCCGTCAGCCCCGCCCCCGCACCCGCAGCGCGTGATGCGTCGCTGGCCTTGACATAGGTGCGCGCGGCGAAGACCTGCAGCGCGTCCCAGACCTCGTCCGCGATCTCTACAGGGCCGTTGCCAGGTTTGGCTGGTATGTTGCCGGTTCTCGTGATCAAGGGCCCATCGGCGCGGGCATCAAGGCCGGCTGCAGCCAGCATGGCAAGAACAAGGGGTGCATGCGATGTTTGCGCCAGACGCGCCTTGGTGACGCCCGTTGCGAAACCGTCTTTGACGATGGGGGCCGTCATCGCCGCGTTGCCTGCCTTGACCGCCAGTTTGTCGCCGCCCCAGGCCACATCAATGGGGGCGTTTGGTTCGCTGATTGCATCCAGTATGACCCGAAGGTCGCCGTTTTGGGTGACCAGATGACTTGCCGTGCGGGCAAGATCCTCGGCCTGGCCCACGGGCAACCCGGCACCCAGCCCGGCCTTTAACACAAGCGCAGTCACCTCGTTGAGGGATCGCATCATAGCCCGGCCACCGGAAGCCACCAATCATCGGCATTGTCCAACTCGTCAAAGCAGGGGGCGCCTTGTGCGAGGGTGATCCGGGTCCAGCGATCCGATTTTGGGTCGAATTTCGCCGCCCCGAAAAAGGCAAGCTTGCAGCGCAGGATGTCGACAGGCAGGCAATCGGCCGCAATCAGATTATCGCGGATTTCGGCATAGGGATGATTGATCAGGCTTTGCACCCGGCGCGCCGCGGCCCTGTGTTGTGGAAACAGCGCAAGAAAACCGGCCACCTCGCCGGATGCGCCGGTCAGATCCTGCGCCAATGCCTTGACCTGCCGGGCGATATCGAGCGGGGTTTCCTGATCTGCCCCGTTTTCGTGATGCCTTTGGCCTAGCCGGGGTTCCAGCTTTTCTTCGGAAACGTACCAGAATTGCGCGCAGGCCTCGGGGGCCTCAAAGTCAATTGCGCAGGCCCAGTCCCAATCAGCGGAAATCGCCGCCCGCAGGCTTTCGCATGACATTGACGGGTCCAGCTGCGGCAGGAACGGGGTCGCCATGCAATGGGTCAGCGGATCGACCAATGGGCCGAACGGTTCCAGCAACATGGCCACAATCAGTTCCTGCGTATCAATGGAATAGCGCACGCTATCGAGGATAATCTGATCCACCGGCCGGTTCGACAACAACATCTCTGGCGTCAGTGTGGCGGCGAAATGCTGCCATTCCTGTCGCAGTACGGATAGACGCGTGGCCGCAACCTCGTCGGCAACCTGCCATTCTGCCAAGTGCTGGGCGGCGCGGGCTGTCAGCGCGTAGATCTTTTCAATATCAGCTGTCTGAAGCTGGCGGATTGCGCGGATGCGCGCGATGGCTGTCTCGCGCGCCTGCATCCACGCATCCAGAAGAAGCGGGTGATTTACCAGGAAAGGCGCCATACCAAGACCAGTGGCATTGCCGATCCCCAGATGCCGCTTGATTGCCGGGTCAAGCTTGCGACCGCCGATATGTTCCACAAGGTCATGGGTAAATCCGCGGATCAACCAGACTGTCAGCATCTCGGCCATGAACGGCCCGCCCAGACCCGGCCTGTCCGCGATATGCCCACGATCAGCGATGCCGAATTTGCCGTTTCCGTAGACGGCTGTTGTGCGCATCAGGTAGCCGGTTTG
This region includes:
- a CDS encoding DUF2125 domain-containing protein; translation: MKRLTFLVVALAVLYSGYWFFGARAVEQGARGAIENAQSQGWQIDYASLNTIGFPSRFDTTVQDIAVASPDARWAWRGPFVQLFALSYQPHKVIAVLPPDHSLRWGQQDILLSSDGLRASAAVRPNPDLPLQNLTIEGGAIRAVSDLGLDIRVANLLGAVRAAGDAPQAYDVYVDLQEVALPPGLLAQIADQATLSDVIDSVVVDGSVSLDRPLDRHFATDGGTLPYPEQITVKSGTLNWGDLILKLDGTLDFDATGTPQGRVTLRTGQWQKLITLMVDAGLMDQGAAPTLTILAGSMVGPDGSLDLPVTFQGGLMSIGPIPAGPAPRFW
- a CDS encoding TIGR01620 family protein produces the protein MSRGPVLIELDDDAVAQPHVAPAVPDLVAPQGAAMQQVAAIAARRPSRLAKWFWSLAVALVGFVVSLAAWDYVNGLLARSPVLGGIATVLIGLILLLLVIGALRELAAFGRLRKLDTIQKQAAEALETGHLADAKNVVGKLDRLYRDREDTAWGRAELRDRQTDVLDADGLLGLAETSLMAPLDARATREVEAAARQVATVTAIVPLALADVFTALTANLRMIRRIAEIYGGRAGTLGSWRLTRTVLTHLVATGAVAIGDDLIGSVAGGGVLSKVSRRFGEGVVNGALTARVGIAAIEVCRPLPFHVAKRPSVTALVRRALTGLFGQG
- a CDS encoding GNAT family N-acetyltransferase, giving the protein MIIRPATSADGDAMARIVGDWRPELDGMPVLHTAEEDRWFFGEVIKTQDVLVGASGIGVEGFIARDDQLITQLYLQKSARRKGLGSQLLNKMKARADALALWCFQANLPARNFYEKHGFVAAEKTDGHGNEEHLPDIYYTWKATT
- a CDS encoding YcjX family protein; the protein is MVIATLADQITRGVDSVADVLTAPFADPVIRLGVTGLSRAGKTVFITSLVANLMDRGRMPQLTAAANGAIRTAYLQPQPNDTVPRFAFEAHLSQLTAPAPSWPEGTSQTSELRLSLRVQPSGLLSGLSGPRTVHIDIVDYPGEWLLDLGLLDQTYEDWSAASLDRAAGRPQGDAYLAKLAAADGAAPLDEPTAQGLAQQFTAHLRASREAGFSDCSPGRFLLPGDLAGSPVLTFAPLPPGNYGRRSLGREFARRFDSYKRNVIKPFFYDHFAKIDRQIVLVDVLGAIHAGPAALDDLRGAMARILGAFRPGRNAFLTRIFQGRQVERILFAATKADHLHHTQHPQLTAITQALLREAQDRADFAGAQTSAMSIAALRTTVEDTIDHPDGPLDVVRGRLLESGKQAAFYPGKLPQDPSHLLAPARDGAENWLDADYSVMNFAPAPLTMRPGDGPPHIRLDKAAQFLLGDRL
- the truA gene encoding tRNA pseudouridine(38-40) synthase TruA, with the protein product MPRYALLVEYHGGPFSGWQRQADQPSVQGAIETALGKLEPGDHTIAAAGRTDAGVHATGQVCHCDLAKDWDPFRLSEALNYHLKPAPVAVLACSRVAYDWHARFDATERRYVFRLIARRAPLTTEAGQMWRVNHPLDAEAMQAGADHLIGKHDFTTFRSSICQAKSPIKSLDALQISVVPRDIGVEYRFYVRARSFLHNQVRSFVGTLERVGAGAWRPDDVAAALAAKDRAACGPVSPPMGLYLAGVRYPDAPFTTEGTRF
- a CDS encoding DUF3726 domain-containing protein, with the translated sequence MMRSLNEVTALVLKAGLGAGLPVGQAEDLARTASHLVTQNGDLRVILDAISEPNAPIDVAWGGDKLAVKAGNAAMTAPIVKDGFATGVTKARLAQTSHAPLVLAMLAAAGLDARADGPLITRTGNIPAKPGNGPVEIADEVWDALQVFAARTYVKASDASRAAGAGAGLTDND